One Camelina sativa cultivar DH55 chromosome 3, Cs, whole genome shotgun sequence genomic window carries:
- the LOC104777878 gene encoding probable carboxylesterase 3: MESDHTTDHHHHHLPSIQIHKNGRVDRLVGSDIIPTSLNPKNDVVSKDVVYSPEHNLSVRMFLPHKSTTQGNKLPLLIYFHGGAYITQSPFSPVYHNYLTEVVKTSNCLAVSVQYRLAPEHPVPAAYDDSWSAIQWIYSHSDDWINEHTDFNRVFIAGDSAGANIAHQMGIRAGKEKLKPRIKGIVMVHPGFWGKEPIDELDVQEGEVRSKIAYIWEKIVSPNSVDGVDDPWFNVVGSGSDISGLGCEKVLVAVAGKDVFWRQGLAYATKLRKSEWQGVIEVVEDVEEGHCFHLHNPNSQNASKMMKRFVEFIIQ; this comes from the coding sequence ATGGAATCTGACCACACcacagatcatcatcatcatcatctaccaTCCATCCAAATTCACAAGAACGGCCGTGTCGACCGACTTGTCGGCAGTGACATCATCCCAACGTCGTTAAACCCGAAAAACGACGTCGTCTCAAAAGATGTCGTATACTCCCCGGAGCACAACCTCTCCGTGCGTATGTTTCTCCCTCATAAATCCACAACCCAAGGTAACAAACTACCTCTACTTATCTACTTCCACGGCGGAGCTTACATCACTCAATCTCCTTTCTCTCCGGTTTATCATAACTACCTCACCGAGGTTGTTAAAACATCTAACTGCCTCGCCGTGTCGGTTCAGTACCGTCTTGCCCCGGAGCATCCAGTTCCCGCGGCTTACGATGATTCTTGGTCCGCTATTCAATGGATCTATTCTCACTCTGATGATTGGATAAACGAACACACCGACTTCAACAGAGTCTTTATCGCCGGAGACAGCGCCGGAGCCAATATAGCACATCAAATGGGAATAAGAGCTGGTAAGGAGAAGCTAAAACCAAGAATCAAAGGTATCGTAATGGTGCATCCAGGTTTTTGGGGGAAAGAACCCATCGACGAGCTCGATGTGCAAGAAGGAGAAGTCAGAAGCAAGATTGCGTATATTTGGGAAAAGATCGTGAGTCCTAATAGTGTAGATGGAGTGGATGATCCGTGGTTTAACGTTGTTGGCTCCGGGTCGGATATATCCGGATTGGGATGTGAGAAAGTTTTGGTTGCTGTGGCCGGTAAAGATGTGTTTTGGCGGCAAGGGTTGGCTTATGCGACGAAGCTGAGGAAGAGTGAGTGGCAAGGAGTGATTGAAGTGGTGGAAGACGTAGAGGAAGGACACTGCTTCCATCTCCATAACCCTAATTCTCAAAATGCTTCCAAAATGATGAAGAGATTTGTAGAgtttataatacaataa
- the LOC104777880 gene encoding probable carboxylesterase 5 has protein sequence MRHTPLDKDQLQLQPHFSSSHLSSSMESEIAAEFLPFVRIYKDGRVERLIGIDIIPSSLDPSNDVVSKDVIYSPEHNLSVRLFLPHKVLVSGGVDKKLPLLIYIHGGAWIIESPFSPIYHNYLASVTKSANCLAVSVQYRRAPEDPVPSMYEDVWSAIQWTFSHANGSGGPVDWINKHADFDRVFLAGDSAGGNISHHMAMKAGEENKNKKKKVDLIKIKGIAVVHPAFWGTDPVDEFDMQDKEMRSGIAVVWEKVASPNSVNGTDDPLFNVNGSGSDFSGLGCEKVLVAVAGKDVFWRQGLAYARNLDKCEWGGTVEVVEEKDEGHVFHLEKPDTDKALKFLNKFVDFIATG, from the coding sequence ATGCGTCACACTCCACTCGACAAGGACCAGCTCCAACTCCAACCACACTTCTCAAGTTCTCATCTATCATCATCAATGGAATCTGAAATCGCCGCTGAGTTTCTTCCCTTCGTTCGTATTTACAAAGACGGCCGCGTCGAGCGACTCATCGGAATCGACATCATCCCGTCGTCTCTAGATCCatcaaacgacgtcgtttccaAAGACGTTATATACTCCCCCGAGCACAACCTCTCCGTCCGTCTCTTCCTTCCTCACAAAGTCCTCGTCTCCGGCGGCGTAGACAAAAAACTACCTCTACTTATCTACATCCACGGCGGAGCTTGGATCATCGAGTCACCTTTCTCCCCTATCTACCACAACTACCTCGCGTCGGTTACAAAATCAGCAAACTGCCTCGCCGTCTCTGTTCAGTACCGCCGTGCACCTGAGGATCCGGTTCCTTCGATGTACGAAGATGTATGGTCCGCGATCCAATGGACCTTCTCTCATGCTAACGGATCTGGTGGTCCTGTGGATTGGATCAACAAACACGCCGATTTCGACAGAGTGTTTCTCGCCGGAGATAGCGCCGGAGGTAACATATCACATCACATGGCGATGAAAGCTGgtgaagagaacaagaacaagaagaagaaggtggatcTTATTAAAATCAAAGGTATCGCTGTTGTTCATCCAGCTTTCTGGGGAACAGATCCGGTTGATGAGTTCGATATGCAAGACAAAGAGATGAGAAGCGGGATCGCGGTGGTTTGGGAAAAAGTTGCGAGTCCGAATAGTGTGAACGGTACTGATGACCCGTTGTTTAATGTAAACGGATCCGGGTCGGATTTTTCGGGGCTGGGTTGCGAGAAGGTTTTGGTTGCTGTGGCTGGGAAAGATGTGTTTTGGAGGCAAGGTTTGGCTTACGCGAGGAATCTGGACAAGTGTGAGTGGGGAGGGACTGTGGAAGTGGTTGAGGAAAAAGATGAAGGACATGTGTTTCATTTGGAGAAACCTGATACTGATAAGGCTTTGAAGTTTTTGAACAAGTTCGTCGACTTTATTGCTACTGGttga
- the LOC104777881 gene encoding zinc-binding alcohol dehydrogenase domain-containing protein 2, whose product MELKPGLSALVTGGASGLGRALCLALAEKGVFVTVADFSEEKGQETTSLVRKANAKFHPGLSFPSAIFVKCDVTSRGDLVAAFEKHLDTYGTLDICINNAGIGNPVRFDKDDTDGSKSWKHTVNVDLVAVIEGTQLAIKAMKAKQKPGVIINMGSAAGLYPMPIDPIYASAKAGVVLFTRSLGYYRRQGIRINVLCPEFIKTDLAEGMTASVLQSIGGYMSMDMLIKGAFELITDEKKAGACLWITNRRGLEYWPTPMEEAKYLVASSSRNRPSYKVSTKIELPQNFEKIIVHALSHHFRNATRIVRAPLKLPIGPHQVLLKIIYAGVNASDVNFSSGRYFGGGSPKLPFDAGFEGVGIIAAVGESVKNLEVGTPAAVMTFGAYSEYMIVSSKHVLPVPRPDAEVVAMLTSGLTALIALEKAGQMKSGETVLVTAAAGGTGQFAVQLAKLAGNKVLATCGGSEKAKLLKDLGVDRVIDYRAEDIKTVLKKEFPKGVDVIYESVGGQMFDMCLNALAVYGRLIVIGMISQYQGEKGWQPANYPGLCEKILAKSQTVAGFFLVQYSQLWKPNLDKLFNLYSLGKLKVGIDQKKFIGLNAVADAVEYLHSGKSTGKVVVCMDPTFEQKTSRL is encoded by the exons ATGGAGCTCAAGCCTGGTTTATCCGCTCTCGTCACTGGCGGCGCCTCCGGCCTTG GTCGAGCTCTCTGCTTAGCTCTTGCTGAGAAAGGAGTGTTTGTAACTGTGGCTGATTTTTCGGAGGAGAAAGGACAAGAGACTACCTCGCTCGTCCGAAAGGCGAATGCCAAGTTTCATCCAGGGTTAAGCTTTCCATCTGCTATCTTTGTGAAATGTGATGTGACTAGTAGAG GAGATCTCGTGGCTGCTTTCGAGAAGCACTTAGACACATATGGAACACTGGACATCTGCATTAACAATGCTGGGATTGGCAATCCTGTTAGATTTGATAAAGATGACACTGATGGGTCTAAATCATGGAAACACACTGTTAATGTTGATCTCGTTGCAGTTATTGAAGGCACACAACTTGCT ATCAAAGCTATGAAAGCCAAACAAAAGCCTGGTGTTATCATTAACATGGGATCAGCTGCGGGTCTTTATCCAATGCCCATTGATCCTATCTACGCTTCCGCTAaag CTGGTGTCGTCTTATTCACTAGATCATTAGGGTATTACAGGCGTCAAGGGATCCGCATCAATGTGCTTTGCCCTGAA TTTATCAAGACAGACTTAGCTGAAGGTATGACTGCTTCTGTACTTCAGTCAATAGGCGGTTACATGTCTATGGACATGTTGATTAAAG gtgCTTTTGAGCTTATAACGGATGAGAAGAAGGCCGGGGCTTGTCTGTGGATTACCAACCGGAGGGGTTTGGAGTATTGGCCAACTCCAATGGAAGAGGCAAAGTACTTGGTGGCTTCAAGTTCCAGAAATAGACCTTCCTATAAAGTATCTACCAAGATTGAACTTCCTCAAAACTTTGAGAAAAT AATTGTACACGCCTTGTCCCATCATTTCCGCAATGCTACCCGCATAGTCCGCGCACCACTAAAACTACCCATTGGACCACACCAAGTTCTCCTGAAAATCATCTATGCTGGTGTTAACGCAAGTGAT GTAAACTTCAGCTCAGGTCGTTACTTTGGCGGCGGCTCCCCGAAGCTTCCCTTTGATGCTGGATTTGAG ggagttggaaTAATTGCAGCAGTGGGAGAATCTGTTAAGAATTTGGAAGTTGGGACTCCAGCTGCTGTTATGACATTTGGAGCATATTCTGAATACATGATT GTTTCTTCTAAGCATGTGCTTCCTGTTCCAAGACCGGATGCAGAAGTTGTTGCCATGCTTACCTCGGGATTAACTGCATTAATCGCCCTGGAAAAG GCAGGACAAATGAAATCAGGTGAAACGGTACTTGTGACTGCTGCTGCAGGAGGGACTGGACAATTCGCAGTCCAG CTTGCAAAGTTAGCAGGAAATAAGGTGCTTGCTACTTGTGGAGGATCAGAGAAGGCCAAGCTATTAAAAGATCTTGGGGTCGATCGTGTCATCGACTATAGAGCCGAGGACATCAAGACG GTCTTGAAAAAGGAGTTTCCAAAGGGTGTAGATGTTATATATGAATCTGTAGGTGGTCAAATGTTTGATATGTGCTTGAATGCTCTTGCTGTTTACGGACGACTCATTGTGATTGGAATGATCTCTCAG TATCAAGGGGAGAAGGGATGGCAACCCGCAAACTATCCAGGGCTGTGCGAGAAAATATTAGCAAAAAGCCAAACTGTG GCTGGTTTCTTTCTGGTGCAATATAGTCAACTGTGGAAACCAAATCTTGACAAGCTATTCAATCTTTACTCTCTCGGAAAGCTTAAG GTTGGGATTGATCAGAAGAAGTTTATAGGTTTAAACGCTGTTGCAGATGCTGTTGAGTATCTACATTCGGGTAAAAGCACTGGAAAG GTTGTCGTATGCATGGATCCCACATTCGAGCAGAAAACGTCGAGACTGTAA
- the LOC104777883 gene encoding LAG1 longevity assurance homolog 2-like: MVESVYSSAGNDVQNLKASHFQTAVYFAFGFFFSRLFLDKFVFHRIAIWLLSTGSSPLKLNNATTRAKIVKCKESLWKLLYYAGCELYVLEFVYPERWFGDIKLYFHGWPNQELKSSLELFYMCQCGFYVYSVAALLAWETRRKDFAVMMSHHIITIILIGSSYLVGFFRIGSIILAIHDASDVFMESAKIFKYSGKELGASVCFGLFAISWFLLRLVYFPFWIIRATSSELLRYLDMTAVKGKVKYYAFNTMLLMLLVFHIYWWYLICAMIIRQLQNRGKVGEDIRSDSEDDD; encoded by the exons ATGGTTGAATCTGTATATTCAAGCGCTGGTAATGACGTCCAAAACCTTAAAGCTTCGCATTTCCAAACCGCTGTCTACTTTGCCTTTGGATTCTTCTTTTCGAGGCTATTCCTCGATAAGTTCGTCTTTCAT AGGATAGCTATTTGGCTTTTGAGCACAGGTTCTTCTCCACTAAAATTAAACAATGCTACTACTCGTGCGAAAATCGTCAAATGCAAAGAGTCCCTGTGGAAACTGTTGTACTATGCTGGTTGTGAATTATATGTTCTCGAATTCGTTTATCCAGAGCGGTGGTTTGGAGATATTAAACTCTACTTCCACGGATGGCCTAATCAAGAGCTCAA gtCTTCTCTAGAGCTTTTCTATATGTGCCAGTGCGGGTTCTATGTTTATAGTGTTGCTGCGTTGCTTGCGTGGGAGACCAGAAGAAAGGACTTTGCTGTCATGATGTCTCATCACATAATTACTATCATCCTCATTGGCTCCTCATACTTAGTGGg CTTCTTTAGAATTGGATCAATCATCCTCGCCATTCATGACGCGAGTGACGTGTTTATGGAATCTGCTAAGATTTTCAAGTATTCAGGAAAGGAACTTGGTGCAAGTGTGTGTTTTGGACTTTTTGCTATTTCTTGGTTTTTGCTGCGGCTGGTTTACTTCCCGTTTTGGATCATCAGGGCTACAAG CTCTGAACTACTAAGATATTTGGATATGACAGCAGTAAAAGGCAAAGTGAAGTACTATGCCTTCAATACAATGTTACTAATGCTACTAGTTTTCCACATATATTGGTGGTATCTTATTTGTGCAATGATCATAAGACAGcttcaaaacagaggaaaagtgGGAGAAGACATAAGATCAG ATTCGGAGGatgatgattag
- the LOC104777888 gene encoding cytochrome P450 71B28-like isoform X2: protein MIDMMKKQEKDEDAFKFTTDHLKGMISDIFLAGVGASAATAVWAMTELIRNPKVMKKVQEEIQTTLGDKKERITEEDLNQLHYFKLMVREVFRLHPSAPLLLPRETLSHVKIQGYDIPAKIQIIINAYAIARDPKLWENPDEFNPDSFSTIP from the exons ATGATCGATATGATGAAGAAgcaagagaaagatgaagatgCTTTCAAGTTCACCACTGATCATCTCAAAGGGATGATCTCG GACATATTTCTAGCGGGAGTAGGCGCAAGCGCTGCCACAGCGGTATGGGCAATGACCGAGCTGATCAGAAACCCGAAAGTGATGAAGAAAGTGCAAGAAGAGATTCAGACAACACTTGGGGACAAGAAGGAGAGAATCACAGAAGAAGATCTAAACCAACTTCACTACTTTAAGCTCATGGTCAGGGAGGTATTCAGGTTACATCCATCAGCTCCACTCTTGCTTCCAAGAGAGACATTGTCTCATGTCAAGATCCAAGGCTACGATATTCCTGCGAAAATACAGATCATTATCAACGCTTATGCAATTGCTCGTGATCCAAAACTCTGGGAGAACCCCGATGAGTTTAACCCTGACAGTTTCTCGACAATTCCATAG
- the LOC104777888 gene encoding cytochrome P450 71B28-like isoform X1 has protein sequence MIDMMKKQEKDGDAFKFTTDHLKGMISDIFLAGVGASAATAVWAMTELIRNPKVMKKVQEEIQTTLGDKKERITEEDLNQLHYFKLMVREVFRLHPSAPLLLPRETLSHVKIQGYDIPAKIQIIINAYAIARDPKLWENPDEFNPDSFSTIP, from the exons ATGATCGATATGATGAAGAAgcaagagaaag ATGGAGATGCTTTCAAGTTCACCACTGATCATCTCAAAGGGATGATCTCG GACATATTTCTAGCGGGAGTAGGCGCAAGCGCTGCCACAGCGGTATGGGCAATGACCGAGCTGATCAGAAACCCGAAAGTGATGAAGAAAGTGCAAGAAGAGATTCAGACAACACTTGGGGACAAGAAGGAGAGAATCACAGAAGAAGATCTAAACCAACTTCACTACTTTAAGCTCATGGTCAGGGAGGTATTCAGGTTACATCCATCAGCTCCACTCTTGCTTCCAAGAGAGACATTGTCTCATGTCAAGATCCAAGGCTACGATATTCCTGCGAAAATACAGATCATTATCAACGCTTATGCAATTGCTCGTGATCCAAAACTCTGGGAGAACCCCGATGAGTTTAACCCTGACAGTTTCTCGACAATTCCATAG